The segment AATCCGCAGGCAGTACAAGCCCTCGTCAAGGCCAAGCTCGGCATCGAAGAGGAATAGCTCACGTGTATTTCGTCCGCACGGCCGGCGAGCAGGATCTCGAGAAGGTCCGCGACCTTCTCGTGGAGACATGGCACGCGGCTTATGACCGGCACTTTGGCGTGGCGAAGGTTGATGAGCTGATTGAGCTACTGCTGTCGCCGGCCAAGCTGAGAGCGCGGTTGGCAAAGCGGCAATCCGAATTCCTGGTCGCCGACAACGGTGAGGATATTGGCGGCATGGGCTATGCCGTCATGTCCGAGCAAATGACCAAGACCGTTCTCCTTCACATGCTCTATGTCCGTCCGTCACTGCAGCGCAACGGCATCGGCCGCGATATCTTCGCCGAGCTGGAAACCTGCTTTCCGGATGCCGAGGTCATGCGCCTCGACGTCGAGCCCGACAATGCCGAAGCGATCGCCTTCTATCAGGCCCACGGTTTTGCCGAGGTCGGCCGCAACGAGAATGCGGGACCAGGACAGTCGGGTATTCCGGCGCTGGTGTTTGAGAAGCGGCTGGCGAGCCATTAAACGGACCAGAAGAATTTGGCGACCAATACAACCGATCTGTTGATCCGCGAAGCCCAGGAGGCGGACCTCAGCGCCTTGATCGCCCTCTTCGCCGCCGATGCTCTCGGCGATCACGGTGACACCACCGATCCCGCCGCTTACGATGATTATCTCCGCGCCTTCCGTGCGATCCAATCATCGCCCGACCAGACGCTTTATGTCGCCGAACTCCGCGGCGAGGTCGTCGGCACTTTCCAGACCATGATCACCACATCGCTGACTGGCCGCGGGTCTTCCGCAATGATTATCGAAGCGGTTCAGACACGCTCGGAGCTGCGCGGGCAGGGGATTGGGGCAGCGATGATCAATTTTTGTATTGCCGAGGCAAAAAGCCGCGGCATGCGGCTGGTGCAGTTGACATCGAACGCCGCGCGCAAGGATGCCCATCGATTCTATGAGAGATTGGGTTTCAAGCCCAGTCACCTCGGCTTCAAGATGGCTTTGAAATGACCGCTTTTCCCGCTGGAATCACTGGACAAGGCGGCATAGTGGCGGCATAAGCAAGCGATCGAATTCTGGTTTCGCCTGCTCCCAACGGGCACAAGGATAAAGACATGTGGAATTTACTCGTTCAAACCTTTACGTGGTGGAACAGTCAGACGATGGGAACTCGCTTCGCGACCTGGCGGTTCGGCAAGCGCGTCGGCGAGGATGAATTCGGCAATGTCTACTATGAGGGCGGTACGTCCTCCTACGGTCTTCCGAAGCGCTGGGTGATCTACAAGGGTTATGCCGAAGCCTCCGCCATTCCTCCGGGCTGGCACGGCTGGATGCACCACCGCACCGATGTTCCGCCGACCAAGGACAATTACGTTGCCAAGGAATGGCAGAAGCCACACCGCGCCAATCCGACCGGTTCGCCGCAGGCCTATCGTCCGCCGGGATCGCTGGCCGTTGCCGGCGAACGTCCGCGCGTGACCGGCGATTACGACGCCTGGACGCCGGGCAACTAAGCACGGAGGGGCCGGCTCGTCCTTTGGCCACAATTGGCCTCTAGAGCAGTTCCAGGAAAAGTGCGAAGCGGTTTTCCGTCCTGAATGCGTAAAAAAACAAAGAGATAGAGCGGGGAAAGCGATTCCATGAAACGCTGAACCGCTCTAGGCGCAGAACATGCCGGCTCGTGCTCGGCGCTTTGACCGAGACCAAGCGGAGATTGGCGGATATGACGTTTTTCACGCGGAGCGCTTCTTTGCGTGTGATATCAGGAGTGGCGCTTGCCCTTGCTGCGGGCGCTGTCTTGCCGCCGTCCGCCGAGGCTGCCCGCATCTCCAACCCCGTCGCCGTCTTCTCCGGCCTCGACAAGATCACCGGCCGCATCACTACGTTCGATGTCTATATCAACGAGACCGTGCAGTTCGGCGCGCTGCAGGTGACGCCGAAGGCTTGCTATTCGCGTGACGATACCGAGCAGCAGAAGGTCGACGGCTTTGTCGAAGTGGACGAGATCACCCTCGACCGCCGCATCCGCCGCATCTTCACCGGCTGGATGTTCGCCGACAGCCCCGGCCTCAACGCCGTCGAACATCCGATCTATGACGTCTGGCTGAAAGAGTGCAAGCAGAAGTCGGATATCCCGCCGCCGGACAGCGCTGGCGCCAAGTAGACACGTTCTCTTCCAAACGTTGACCATGCCGCAAGATTGGCGCGCAAAGATCAGTCTGTTACGAGCAATCTTGTGGCAAGCCAGTCAGCCGATCTCCTTACCCGAGGCGGCGGCTTTGCATATCAGGTATCGATCGGCTTCGCCGGACAGGTCGACGACAACGCGCGTGCCGTCTTTGATCCTGCGCCGCATGATATCGGCGCAATCCGGATGGAGCAAAAGTTTCGCGCGTTCGTGCAGAGCCTGAAGCCGGGATCGTGAGATGCCCAATTCAGATGCGAGCAGGCGATCGAGGCGCATGCTGAAAGGAAGCGCGATCGCTAGATCGATCTCCAGCACTGACCCGCTATCCGTCTCGCCCAGCACCTCTCTTTGAACATCAGCATCGGCAAATTCGTCAACGCGTTGAGCCTTGCGTCTCAATGCGTCGAGATCGAATTCCCGCGCCCGTATCCACTCGGGATCGTTGCCTTGAAGTGCCTCCAGAGTAGGGGGATTGAGATCACGGATAGCCTGGCGCTCGAAGAGCGTCCGGTTCCATGTCTTGTCGCAGCCCACGCATTTATAGATGAGCCAGGCATCGAGTTTCTTGCCGTTGGCGTTGAGCCTGATCTTACCGCTCGACTTGAAAGGCTTGTGGCATCCGCATCCGCTGCAGGCGATCCATGGCTTAGGAGCAGTTCGAGGATTGATGGTCCATCGGACCTTGAGAATATTGCACATACCGTCTTGGTCTTCCGTTCGGAAGTTCACCAAGTTGGCGGTAAGACATGCCCATTACGGGCGCGGCATGGCGATGTTTCGGACGGCTGAAGAGCTGAGACAGCAATGGCTGCGCATGGCGCATTTCAACAATGCCAAACCGGTCCCAGGCCACCACCCGATGAACATGATCATACGTCCGGCAGCGATGACGCTGCCCTGACATACAGGGTGAAATTGGATGAGACCGGTATTTACGACGGCAAAGTGGAACCTCGATGCGCCAATGCTCTTTAAGCGAGTGTTAGCAGATAAAAACGAGGATTTGAAGCCTGAACGGCTCGAAAAAGCCTCTGGCCTTTCCGCACACCTAGACGGCCGGAGCGGTTCTCAGGCGTCAGTGCTTTTATCCCGGCGAAACGCACCAAGGATCTTGCGTCCCAGGGCGGCAACGCCGGCGACAACGACGATCAGCCCTTTCTTCAACGCCAGGAGCGCTACGCCGAAGCTCTTGAAGAAGCCGAGGATGATCGCCAGGAAGCCGAGTTTTGCAGCAATCTTCACGCCGGCACCGGCGGCGATCATGCCCGCCATGCTGTAGGCGGCGATCTTGTCGCCATTGACAAAGTCGGCATAGCGCTTGCCGCTGTCATATTGCACGGCGTTGATGACATTCGGGATGGCATCGTTGATTTCTTTCAACTGATTGAGGCCGGCCACGAAATCGAGCTCCATGACGCCTTCGCGACCGAGCACGCGCACGGAATAGTTCAGCGTATGCGGACCATTGGGATCCTTGCCGAAGATAAGGTCGCGGGCCCAGTGAAGCGCATGGGTTGCCTTGTCGTAATGCGGCGGCTCGGCCCAGCCCACCAAAGTGATCGGAGCGAAGCCTTCTTTCTCGCGTTCGGGATTGTCTTCCTTGATTCCATCCTGAATCTGTTTCAGCAGGGCGTTGTAGTCTGTCGACGCAGCGTCATCGTCGGAGACATGGCCGCTGCCGTCGTATTCGACGACCGAGCCCCAAGTGCGCTGATCCGTCGGCGCATATTTTGCCGGGAAGATCATGCCGAGCGTACCTTCGGCGGCATTGCTCGGATTACCCCAGAGCTGAACCAGCACTTTTCGGGTGTCGGCCGGGTTAAGATAGTAGAACTGATCGGAGACGTTCAGCGTCGCGTTCGCGCCGGGCAATTTGATCGGTCCCCGCTGAAAGTCGATCGTCTTCAGCACGGCTCCTTCGTCGCTCTCTGGCGCGTCGGTGCCGAACATGTCGTGAAAGGATTTGGCGTCGGCCTGCGTTGCGACCAATGCGGCGAGAAAGATGATTGCAAGATATATTTTCAAGATACTACCCCCGGCTGCTGTGCCGAACGTAGCGGATTCTTGATTTAAATCAACGCATATACGTGGATTCTCAACTGCCGGTGAAGCTCAGATTGGGCGATTCCATCGCTTTTTCAAGCATCCTGGCATATTGATCCTTCGGCACGTCTATTGCGCCGAATGTCCTCAAATGCTCCGTGGTGAATTGAGTATCGAGCAGGGTGAAGCCGCGCTGCTTGAGGCGCTCTACGAGATAGACAAGACAGATCTTCGAGGCGTCCGTGCGGCGCGAAAACATGCTCTCGCCGAAGAAGGCCGAGCCCAGCGATACGCCGTAGAGCCCGCCAACCAGTTTGCTCCCTTCCCAGGCCTCGACGGAGTGAGCGTGGCCGATATGGTTCAGGGTCGAATAGAGCGACTTGATGGTCTTGTTGATCCAGGTGCTTGGCCGGCCGCTGGTCTGCTCGGCGCAGGCGGCGATGACGGCGTCGAAATCCGTGTTGAACCTGATATCGAAGGGCTTGTGGCGAATGGTCTTCGCGAGGCTTTTCGAAACATGGAAAGTGTCGAGCGGCAGCACGCCGCGCAGCTCAGGCTCGACCCAGAAGATTTCCGGATCATCAGCCGATTCCGCCATCGGGAAGAGACCTATGGAATAGGCGCGCAGCAGGATCTCAGGAGTAATGCCCGGATTTCTGCTGCGCGGTCCTGCCATAGGTCAAGCCGAGCCTTTCGCCAGGTAGTCTTCCAGCCAATGGATATCATAATCGCCATTGGCGATATCCTGGTTGGAAACGAGATCCTGGAACAGAGGCAGAGTGGTCTTGATGCCATCGACCACGAATTCGTCGAGCGCACGCCGCAGGCGCATCATGCATTCGACGCGGGTGCGGCCATGCACGATCAGCTTGCCGATCAGGCTGTCATAGTAGGGCGGGATTCTGTAGCCCTGATAGGCGCCCGAATCGATGCGCACGCCAAGGCCGCCCGGCGCATGGAAATGCGTGATCGTACCGGGCGACGGCACGAAGCTGCGCGCGTCCTCGGCATTGATGCGGCATTCGATGGCATGGCCGTGGAAATGCACGTCCTCCTGTGTCACGGAAAGACCGCCGCCCGAGGCAACGCGGATCTGTTCGTGCACGAGATCGATGCCGGTGATCGCTTCGGTGACCGGATGCTCGACCTGCAGGCGGGTGTTCATTTCGATGAAATAGAACTCGCCGTTTTCATAGAGGAACTCAATCGTGCCGGCGCCGCGATATTTCAGCTTCTTCATGGCGTCGGCGCAGATCTGGCCGATCTTCATGCGCTGCTCGACGTTGAGCGCCGGTGAATTGGCTTCTTCCCAGACCTTCTGGTGGCGGCGCTGCAGCGAGCAGTCGCGCTCTCCGAGATGCACGGCATTGCCTTCGCCATCGCCGAACACCTGGATTTCGATGTGGCGCGGCTTGCCGAGATATTTTTCCATATAGACGGATTCATTGCCGAAGGCGGCTGCCGCTTCGGTACGTGCCGTCGACCAGGCTTCGAGGACGTCCGCTTCCGTACGCGCCACCTTCATGCCGCGTCCGCCGCCGCCGGCGGTCGCCTTGATCAGCACGGGATAGCCGATTTCCCTTGCGGTCCGCAGCGCGTCTGCTTCGGTCTTCACTTCGCCGTCCGAGCCCGGAACGACGGGGATGCCGAGCTGCTGCGCAGTCGTCTTAGCGGTGATCTTGTCGCCCATGATGCGGATATGGTCCGCCGTCGGGCCGATGAAGGTGATGCCGTGTGCTTCGAGAATATCGGCGAACTTGGCGTTCTCCGACAGGAACCCATAGCCCGGGTGAACGGCGTCGGCACCGGTGATCTCGCAGGCCGCGACGATCTGGTGGATGTTGAGATAGCTTTCGCGCGACGGCGGCGGGCCGATGCACACGCTTTCGTCCGCCAGGCGCACATGCATCGCGTCGGCATCGGCGGTCGAATGCACCGCGACACTCGCAATGCCGAGCTCCTTGCAGGCGCGCAGCACACGAAGGGCGATCTCTCCGCGATTGGCTATGAGAATCTTCGAAATCATGGGCATAGGGTCTACTCGATGACGACCAGGGCTTCGCCGTATTCGACCGGGCGTCCGTCCTGAATGAGGATTTCGGTCACAGTGCCGGATTTGGGCGCAGGAATCTGGTTCATCGTCTTCATCGCTTCGATGATCAACAGCGTCTGGCCTTCCTTGACGGAGGCACCGATCTCGATGAAAGCGGCAGCGCCCGGAGCGGGTGCCATATAGACCGTACCCACCATCGGCGCACTGACGACGTTATCCGGATTGCGCGACTTGCCGGCGGGCGCGGCGGCCGCGACCGGAGCGGCGGCGGCAGGAGCTGCTGCGGCATAGGCGGGGGCTGCGATCGGTGCCTGCACATATTGAGTCGTGCCGGCGCGCGATACGCGGATGCGCAGATCTTCTTGCTCGACTTCGATCTCGGTCAGATCGGTCTCATTGAGAATATTGGCGAGGTCGCGGATCAGCGCCTGGTCGATACCCAATTTCTTGTCAGCCATGGATGTTTTGCCCTGTATTCTTGTTATTGCGTGATGGATTTCAGCGCGTGTAGCGCCAGGATGTAACTGTGGGGCCCAAAGCCGCAGATCATGCCCTTGGCGGCGGGCGCGATCATCGATTTGTGCCGGAATTCTTCGCGTGCGTGGATATTGGAGATGTGAACCTCCACCACCGGAATGGAAATGGCGCGGATCGCGTCATGAAGTGCGATCGACGTATGGCCATAGGCGCCGGGGTTGATGGCGATGCCGGCGGCGACGTCTCCGGCTTCGTGGATCCAGTCGACCAGCACGCCTTCATGATTGCTCTGGCGAAAGTCGATGACAAAGCCGAGGCTTTCGCCCACGGATTTGCAGTCGGCTTCGATATCCTTGAGCGTCTTGCCGCCATAGATGCCCGGCTCGCGCTTGCCGAGGGCATTCAAATTGGGTCCGTTAAGGACAAAAATGGTTTGCGCCATTAGAGGTTCCGTCAAAGTGCAGCGCAACCTATAGACTCCCGAGGGCCTATAGGAAAGCCCCCAGGACATAGGTTGCGCATGTCTAGGTGTGGAAACGCCCGGATTTTGGCGATTTTACGCATAACCTCGAAATCGGTTCGGTTTCGCAAAGGTCTATGCAGCTTCTGAAGCGCCGCTGTGTCCTTTATGCATCCTGATGCGCGGCGCAGTCATAGCCACCGTTCAGCAGGTGGTCTTGCCGCAACTGCGGACATTGGAGATTTTCTGCTGAATGGCCTCGAGGCCGATCGCACCGGAGATCGTTTCGTTGCCGATGACATAGGCCGGCGTGCCGGTGACGTTGAGATCGGTGGCGAGTTGGTAGGTGGCCTTGACCGTATCATTGTTCGGGCTTTTGGCCATTTCGGCGCGGATTGCCGCTTCGGCGACGCCGAGCGAGGTCGCAACTTCGATGGCGCTGTCTTCCGAGGCGCGGCCGTCACTGCCAAGCAGGGTATGATGGAATTCGGCATATTTTCCCGGCGCCAGCTTGCGGAAGGCATCGGAGACCCTTGCCGCGGCAACTGAATCCGGTCCGAGGATCGGGAATTCCTTCAGCACGAAACGCACATTCGGGTCCTGCTTCAGCAGCGCGTCCATGTCGGGGAGCGCATGGCGGCAATAGGTGCAATTGTAATCGAAGAACTCGACCACAGTGACATCGCCCTTCGGATTGCCGATCGTGACGTCATCCTTGGAATTGAAAATGGCATCCTTGTTTTGAGCGACAGCCTGGGCCGACTGAGCCAGGCGCTGCTCGTCCTGTTTCTTTTCAAGCGCCGCCTGCGCGTCCAAGAGGACTTCCGGATGCTCGACGAGATATTCCTTGATGAAATCCCCGAATTCCTTTTTCTGCTGGTCGTCCAGCGCGGCGGCGGGCTGGACCATGGCGAGCGACGCGGCAAAGGCGATCGCTGAAGCCGCCAGCAGGGTTTTGGAAAAAAGGGTCATCGGGTCCTCGTTTGAGTGGGTGCTGAGACTCATCGTCCGGTTCGGGATATCACCGCGAGGTTAAAATCCACAAATGTACAACGGCAATTTACGGTGCATGCTTATTTCCAGAAACAGGAATTTTCACGACAAAGCCGCAATCGCGGGATTGTGAACAAGCTAATATTACGGCAATTGTCTGGCTCCAATCCGATCCGAGAAAGAATTGACCTTGTTTTCCCTATCCAAACGCAGCGATGTCGAACCCTTCCACGCCATGGATGTGCTGGCGGAGGCAACGCGTCGGCGTCAGGCGGGGCATGCCGTCATCTCGATGGCCGTTGGCCAGCCGTCTCATCCTGCGCCGCAAGCGGCACTGGAGGCAGCACGCGCGGCACTCGGTCACGGCCGCATCGGCTACACGGACGCACTTGGCACGCTGGCGCTCAGGCAAGCACTTGCCGGTCACTACCTTGCTCGTCACGGTCTGACCATCGATCCCATGCGGATCGCGATCACCACCGGTTCGTCCGCCGGCTTCAACCTCGCCTTTCTGACACTCTTTGATCCCGGCGACCTCGTCGCCATCGCAAGGCCTGGCTATCCGGCCTATCGCAATATCCTCGCCGCCCTCGGGCTCGATGTCGTGGAAGTGCCGGTGACCGCCGAGACGCAATTTACTCTGACACCAGAAAGCCTGGAGACCGCACAAGCAGCCAGCGGCAAACGGTTGAAGGGCGTGCTGCTCGCAAGCCCCGCCAATCCGACCGGCACGGTAACCGGCAGGGCGGCGCTGAAAGCGCTCGCCGACTATTGTGCCGATCGTTCGATCGCTTTCATCTCCGACGAAATCTATCACGGCCTTACCTTCGTCGGCGAGGAGACGAGCGCGCTGGAACTGACCGACGAGGTGATCGTCATCAATTCCTTTTCGAAATATTATTGCATGACCGGCTGGCGCATCGGCTGGATGGTGCTTCCGGAGCGTCTGGTGCGTCCGATCGAGCGCGTCGCTCAGAGCCTTTACATTTCGGCCCCGGAACTCTCGCAGATCGCCGCTGCCGCAGCGCTCGGGGCAGGGGCCGAACTGGACGCTTACCGCGAAAGCTATCGCCGCAACCGCGATTTCCTGATGCACCGTCTGCCGGAGATCGGCTTCTCCATCGCGTCGCCGATGGACGGCGCTTTCTACGCCTATGTCGATGTCAGCCGTTTCACCAACGACAGCATGGCGTTCGCCCGCAAGATGCTGGCCGAAATCAACGTCGCCGCCACGCCGGGCCTCGATTTCGATCCGATCGAGGGACACCGCGCGATGCGCATCTCCTATGCCGGCTCCAATGCGGAGATCGAGGAAGCGGTGGAACGTATGGCGGCGTGGTTGAAGTAGACGCTGTATCTGTGGTCGAACCGGGCCGCCCGTCCTTCGAGGCATTTCCGCGCTATGCGCCGAAATGCGCCTCAGGATGAGGCGGAGCTAGCTTCACGACATGCCGTAAAATGCCGCAAAGAGCAATCGCGCTCAGATGCGAAAAGTTAGCCCCTCATCCTGAGTTGGGAGCGCAGCGACCCTCAAAGGACGAGGGCGGGTGTGAGGGAACCGTTCGTTACGGCAACACCTTAATCCACATCGCTGTACATCACACAGCCGCCGAAGAGACGTTTGTGCCGCTACTAGTCTTCTTCCGCCGCCCGAAACCCACAAGGAGGATGAAGAGCAGAAGAAGCGTCGACCTTGTCCGCTTACGGTCTCCCAAAATAAAAATCCGGCCGCGTTGCCACGGCCGGATTTTGTTATTTCGTTCGAAACAGCAGCGTTCAGAAGAAACCGCGGCGCTGCCACCAACCGGCCTTCTTCGGCTTGGTCGGCTCGCCATCGCCTTCGCCGCCCTCGCTGGCGCGGCTGGATTTGACCACCGGCTCGGAGGAGGAGACGTTCGACTCGCGGTTGGCGCGCGCCGGCTTGGCTGCGGCCTCGACCATTTCGGGTTCTTCAGTCGCGACCGGTTCGGCGACCTTGTCGAGATCGCCGGCGACCTCGGCAACTGTTTCGGCTTCGGCGTCGACCAAGGGCGCCTCTTCAACAACCGGTGCCTCGACGGGGGATGCTTCCGCTTTCGGCTTACGGCGGCTGCGGCCTTTGGCGGGCTTCACGTCTTCGGCGACGACGGATGCGGTTTCGACGGCCGCCATAGCCGGCTGGCTTTCGACGGCGGCTTCACCCTCGGCGACCGCAATGTCGGCGATGGTCACGGCGGCATCATTTTCGCCGTCATCCTCTTCGTCAGCAGCTTCCTCGGAACCGGCTTCGCTGCCAGCGGCCAATTCATTGCCTTCGCCGTCGCGATTGCGGCGCCCGCCACGCTTGCCGCGGCGGCGGCGCTTGCGCTTCTGCTGGCCGTCATCGCTGGACGTGGCCGCAACCTCGCTGCTGCCGCTTGCATCGTCCTCTTCGCCTTCATCGGCTTCCTCGTCACCATCTTCGCGGGACGTATCGGCGGACTCGGAAGCGACCTGGGCGTCACCGCCACGACCGCGACGGCGGCGACGGCGCTTGCGCTTGCGGCCACCTTCATTGTTTTCGGAGCGGGCGGCAGGCTGCTGTTCGACGGCAGCGGCTTTTTCCTCGAGTTCCTCGTCTTCGTCCTCGTCGGCCTCGATGACGATATCATCGTCCTCGTCCTCCGGAATGGCGGCGAAGTTGAACAGGGATTCGATCTTGACCGGATTTTCCACCGGCTCGCCGCGGTCGATCGCAAAATGCTGCGTACCGACGGCATTGTCCGCGCCGATGACGATGGCGACGCCGAAGCGGTTTTCGTAGTCGACGATCGTCTGGCGCTTATGATTGAGCAGATAGAGCGCAATGTCCGGCGTCGTACGCACGGTGATGTCGTGCGTCGTGTTCTTCAGCAGGTATTCCTCGATGCCGCGCAGGACATGAAGCGCCACGGAAGACTGCGAGCGCACATGGCCGGTGCCGCCGCAATGCGAGCAGATCTGCGTCGTGCTTTCGAGGACGGAAGCGCGGATGCGCTGGCGCGACATCTCCAACAGGCCGAAATGCGAGATGCGGCCGACCTGGATGCGGGCACGATCGTTCTTCAGGCATTCCTTCAACTTCTTCTCGACCGCGCGGTTATTGCGCTTTTCTTCCATGTCGATGAAGTCGATGACGATCAGGCCGGCAAGGTCACGCAGGCGAAGCTGGCGGGCGATTTCTTCCGCAGCTTCCAGATTGGTCTGCAGCGCGGTGTCTTCGATCGAATGCTCGCGGGTCGAACGACCGGAGTTGACGTCGATCGAAACCAGAGCTTCCGTCTGGTTCATGATCAGGTAGCCGCCCGAGCGCAGCGTCACCTGCGGCTGCAGCATGCGGTCGAGCTGTGCCTCGATGCCGGAGCGCGAGAAGATCGGATGGATATCGCGATAGGGTTGAACCACCTTGGCGTGGCTCGGCATCAGCATCTTCATGAAGTCTTTGGCTTCACGATAGCCTTCTTCGCCGGCAACGATGATCTCGCCGATATCCTTGTTGTAGAGGTCGCGGATGGAGCGCTTGATCAGGCTGCCTTCTTCATAGACGAGGCAAGGCGCGGTCGAAGCGAGCGTCAGCGTGCGGACGTTTTCCCACAGGCGCATCAAATATTCGAAGTCGCGCTTGACTTCGACCTTGGTGCGGTTGGCGCCGGCGGTACGCAGGATCACCCCCATGCCCTGCGGCACTTCGAGCATCTTGGCGATTTCCTTCAGGCGCTTGCGGTCCTGCGGATTGGTGATCTTGCGGGAAATGCCGCCGCCGCGCGCCGTGTTCGGCATCAGAACCGAGTAGCGGCCTGCGAGCGAGAGATAGGTGGTCAGCGCAGCACCCTTGTTGCCGCGCTCTTCCTTGGCGACCTGCACCAGCAGGATCTGCCGACGCTTGATGACTTCCTGGATGCGGTATTGCTTGCGCGGCTTGCGCTGCGTGCGGTCCGGAACCTCTTCCATCGCGTCTTCGGCGCCGACGGATTCGATCACTTCTTCTTCCTGGTCGTGATCATCGTCGTCGTCATCGTCATGACGGCGCTTGGAAACATCGACATCCTCAGAGATCGAATCGGTTTCGACCATCGCGGCCATTTCGCCGGATGGGCCTTCTTCGTCTTCGCTGGGAGCGTCGACCGTTGCTACCGCTTCGGGCGCAGGCGCCTCGTCCGCGGAAGCTTCCGCGACAACCTTCTTGCGGCTGCGGCGCGGCTTGGCCTTCTTCGCCGGAGCTTCTTCGGCGGCGAGAGCCGCTGCCTCGGGTGCAGGGGCTTCTTCCGCTACAGCGGGTTCCGCTTCCGCCTCGTCCTTTTGGACGATGCCGATGTCGGGCTGTTCCTGCTGGGAAAGATCGAGCGCCGTTTCGACATGCTCGACATCATCGTCGCGGCGATGCTCTTCGGCTTCCGCCTTCAGGAGCGCCTGCCGGTCGGCGAGCGGGATCTGGTAGTAGTCGGGATGGATTTCGGCAAAGGCCAGAAAGCCGTGGCGGTTGCCGCCGTAATCCACGAAGGCTGCCTGTAGCGAGGGCTCGACCCTCGTCACCTTGGCGAGATAGATGTTGCCGCGGATTTGCTTCTTGTGCTGCGACTCGAAGTCAAATTCCTCTATGCGGTTCCCACGAACGACAACGACACGCGTCTCTTCCTCGTGAGACGCATCGATAAGCATTTTGTCTGCCATGTAAGCTGTGCTCCTCGGCGCCGGCATG is part of the Rhizobium sp. CB3090 genome and harbors:
- a CDS encoding NADH:ubiquinone oxidoreductase subunit NDUFA12; its protein translation is MWNLLVQTFTWWNSQTMGTRFATWRFGKRVGEDEFGNVYYEGGTSSYGLPKRWVIYKGYAEASAIPPGWHGWMHHRTDVPPTKDNYVAKEWQKPHRANPTGSPQAYRPPGSLAVAGERPRVTGDYDAWTPGN
- the aroQ gene encoding type II 3-dehydroquinate dehydratase codes for the protein MAQTIFVLNGPNLNALGKREPGIYGGKTLKDIEADCKSVGESLGFVIDFRQSNHEGVLVDWIHEAGDVAAGIAINPGAYGHTSIALHDAIRAISIPVVEVHISNIHAREEFRHKSMIAPAAKGMICGFGPHSYILALHALKSITQ
- a CDS encoding DUF1062 domain-containing protein, with amino-acid sequence MCNILKVRWTINPRTAPKPWIACSGCGCHKPFKSSGKIRLNANGKKLDAWLIYKCVGCDKTWNRTLFERQAIRDLNPPTLEALQGNDPEWIRAREFDLDALRRKAQRVDEFADADVQREVLGETDSGSVLEIDLAIALPFSMRLDRLLASELGISRSRLQALHERAKLLLHPDCADIMRRRIKDGTRVVVDLSGEADRYLICKAAASGKEIG
- a CDS encoding GNAT family N-acetyltransferase, whose translation is MYFVRTAGEQDLEKVRDLLVETWHAAYDRHFGVAKVDELIELLLSPAKLRARLAKRQSEFLVADNGEDIGGMGYAVMSEQMTKTVLLHMLYVRPSLQRNGIGRDIFAELETCFPDAEVMRLDVEPDNAEAIAFYQAHGFAEVGRNENAGPGQSGIPALVFEKRLASH
- a CDS encoding DsbA family protein encodes the protein MTLFSKTLLAASAIAFAASLAMVQPAAALDDQQKKEFGDFIKEYLVEHPEVLLDAQAALEKKQDEQRLAQSAQAVAQNKDAIFNSKDDVTIGNPKGDVTVVEFFDYNCTYCRHALPDMDALLKQDPNVRFVLKEFPILGPDSVAAARVSDAFRKLAPGKYAEFHHTLLGSDGRASEDSAIEVATSLGVAEAAIRAEMAKSPNNDTVKATYQLATDLNVTGTPAYVIGNETISGAIGLEAIQQKISNVRSCGKTTC
- a CDS encoding DUF2167 domain-containing protein, giving the protein MKIYLAIIFLAALVATQADAKSFHDMFGTDAPESDEGAVLKTIDFQRGPIKLPGANATLNVSDQFYYLNPADTRKVLVQLWGNPSNAAEGTLGMIFPAKYAPTDQRTWGSVVEYDGSGHVSDDDAASTDYNALLKQIQDGIKEDNPEREKEGFAPITLVGWAEPPHYDKATHALHWARDLIFGKDPNGPHTLNYSVRVLGREGVMELDFVAGLNQLKEINDAIPNVINAVQYDSGKRYADFVNGDKIAAYSMAGMIAAGAGVKIAAKLGFLAIILGFFKSFGVALLALKKGLIVVVAGVAALGRKILGAFRRDKSTDA
- the accC gene encoding acetyl-CoA carboxylase biotin carboxylase subunit; translated protein: MPMISKILIANRGEIALRVLRACKELGIASVAVHSTADADAMHVRLADESVCIGPPPSRESYLNIHQIVAACEITGADAVHPGYGFLSENAKFADILEAHGITFIGPTADHIRIMGDKITAKTTAQQLGIPVVPGSDGEVKTEADALRTAREIGYPVLIKATAGGGGRGMKVARTEADVLEAWSTARTEAAAAFGNESVYMEKYLGKPRHIEIQVFGDGEGNAVHLGERDCSLQRRHQKVWEEANSPALNVEQRMKIGQICADAMKKLKYRGAGTIEFLYENGEFYFIEMNTRLQVEHPVTEAITGIDLVHEQIRVASGGGLSVTQEDVHFHGHAIECRINAEDARSFVPSPGTITHFHAPGGLGVRIDSGAYQGYRIPPYYDSLIGKLIVHGRTRVECMMRLRRALDEFVVDGIKTTLPLFQDLVSNQDIANGDYDIHWLEDYLAKGSA
- a CDS encoding DUF2155 domain-containing protein, with translation MTFFTRSASLRVISGVALALAAGAVLPPSAEAARISNPVAVFSGLDKITGRITTFDVYINETVQFGALQVTPKACYSRDDTEQQKVDGFVEVDEITLDRRIRRIFTGWMFADSPGLNAVEHPIYDVWLKECKQKSDIPPPDSAGAK
- the accB gene encoding acetyl-CoA carboxylase biotin carboxyl carrier protein — its product is MADKKLGIDQALIRDLANILNETDLTEIEVEQEDLRIRVSRAGTTQYVQAPIAAPAYAAAAPAAAAPVAAAAPAGKSRNPDNVVSAPMVGTVYMAPAPGAAAFIEIGASVKEGQTLLIIEAMKTMNQIPAPKSGTVTEILIQDGRPVEYGEALVVIE
- a CDS encoding GNAT family N-acetyltransferase, producing MATNTTDLLIREAQEADLSALIALFAADALGDHGDTTDPAAYDDYLRAFRAIQSSPDQTLYVAELRGEVVGTFQTMITTSLTGRGSSAMIIEAVQTRSELRGQGIGAAMINFCIAEAKSRGMRLVQLTSNAARKDAHRFYERLGFKPSHLGFKMALK
- the aat gene encoding leucyl/phenylalanyl-tRNA--protein transferase, whose protein sequence is MAGPRSRNPGITPEILLRAYSIGLFPMAESADDPEIFWVEPELRGVLPLDTFHVSKSLAKTIRHKPFDIRFNTDFDAVIAACAEQTSGRPSTWINKTIKSLYSTLNHIGHAHSVEAWEGSKLVGGLYGVSLGSAFFGESMFSRRTDASKICLVYLVERLKQRGFTLLDTQFTTEHLRTFGAIDVPKDQYARMLEKAMESPNLSFTGS